The following nucleotide sequence is from Salvelinus namaycush isolate Seneca chromosome 23, SaNama_1.0, whole genome shotgun sequence.
GGAACACCTTGGACTTCACCATCTCCGCCTGCTTGACCCCCATGCGGAAGTAAGCGTACTGCCGAGAGGGATGGGGGAAAAAGGTGTAAGAACACAAAGAAAACTAGTGTGAAATGTTCAACATAAAGGACCAACATAGTAAAAAACATATGCTTAGTGATCAGCATAAGGCATTTGTAGTTTTCTTGCTGATGTTGCATTCAATTCTTTACTGTCCCAATAGGGAATTTTGCATTGAGAATCGtatttttccatggcaaaaatgcagtggtgtaaaaggtacccaattgtcatacttgagtaaaagtatagaaaccttaatagaaaatgactcaagtaaaagtgaaagtcacccagtaaaatactacttgagtaaaagtataaaagtatcaaaagtaaatgtaattgctaaaatatacttaagtatcaaaagtaaaagtataaataattgtACATTTCTTACAGCGTCATtatcttgttttttaaattttatttacggatagccaggggcacgctccaacactaagaatataatttacaaacaaagcatgtgcttagtgagtctgccaaatcagaggcagtagggatgaccagggattttctgttgataagtgtgtgaattaggccattttcctgtcctggtaagtattcaaaatgtaaaagtacttttgggtgtcagggaaaatgtatggagtaaaaagtacataattttattttggaatgtagtgaagtaaaagttgtcaaaaatataaatagtaaagtacagattccccaaaaaactacttacaTAGTACcttaaaatatttttatttaagtactttacaccactgcaaaaatgaaaacacgaagccAAACTCTAAAAACATGCTGGGCTGGTTGTAAACTTTCTCTATCGGGCCCTTTGCAGTATGAAGAATGGAATGTCTGGGTGTTACAACAGAGAGACCTTGCAATACtttaacatcaaaaggttggaaACAATATTTCTAACGTAAATTATGTGGGAAATGGTTGGTGGGGCTCCAAACAACAATCATGTCAAATCAGTTGTTGTTTTGTGATATCATTAAGGACGGTATAACTAAACAACAGTAACTCTACAAATGTATACGACCCAGTTATCagatttacatctaaatgttttggaacttatatgattaaatatgaaactatttgtgagaagatgaaatATGATTTAAGCCTTCTAAAAGAGTTAATTGTTTTTCCTAAGAAACTTTTGCCCAGTCATAACCACGCCcgcgtgagcacagacattgtggcAACGTGATGGAACCGCCCTCCAAGGCGGTGCATAAAAGGACTCCTAATGAAATTTGCATTACACCAGTACATTGCCGGGTTGCTACTGGCGTGTAAAATGGTTTAAAACTACTAGACCAGTACATTGTCGGTATGCTACTGGCgtgtaaaatggattaaaactGCTAGACCAGTATACGTGCAGTGCGAGCTGAATACGTGACAAATGGTCTAAAACTACAAGACCTCTCTGTAACTCGACGAGTGAAGAAGACTAGACTAAGACACTGCCTGCAGATCTGCATGTAAAGTAGTCTAGAACTTTGGCCAAAGACATGAGGAAGATCTTATCAAACGACCATTGGAACGTCTGATATATCCATTCTAACAAACACTTCCAGAACAAAGAAAGCCTACTACTACAACtgaggacattgtgacctctggtggacaaccagagacttacacAACCAGAGACTTTGTCAAACTATTCGTCACAGACGGATCGAGTGGTTTCAACagagacgacagacagacatctTGGCGTAAATATTCACATTCCCATGAGCGTAttattcaactgtatgtacgATAGTTGAATTCCTTGGTCTCTCCTCCCGCTCTTTCTTTCCCCACCCCtttcattgtgtaacaagccgtcatatcgggttagtccactagggacttttcattgcattatgttaGTAATCAACGTATTATCTTtcttgtgtgtttatgtaattctgtgtgattatttagtaaataaataatgaagccaatttgtgtatcgctgaATCATCATTTAGACTAGGGTTCGTGCAAATTTGAAGTcaacgacgttcagaatgagactgttaTGAGGTAATAATATTTCATGAATGACTAATATGATAATGATATGTTATCATATATTCTTGAGTTAATACGGGAAACGGTAACTCATTAAAAAACCTTTTTCCATGGTGCCCCAAGAttgctaatgagttaattgttacatgaatcatttaatcacgtaataattcaACATAGTTAATTGATTTCATAAAATAACCGTCATCCATTAACGACAGCCACGTCACAAcactgctgtatgtaaaatactGTGTGCTGTAGCCTGGAAAAGAAATatatgtgactctggatgacaacataatgtttgtttccaacatcagggctatTTTCCTAAAGCAGTTAAATGTGCTTCGTGTTTTGTTTCtttgccacgatactaacgagtatTGCGATAATGGTATTGCCCCGGCCCAATATTTTGGTATCAACCACATCCATATATACCtgcgtcctctctcctcatcttctcaaaCCCCATTGGATGAGTGAGTCTCTCTGCTCTGacctcatccaatgggttttgagaacgGGGTGAGAGGAACGCAGTTCATCAAGGATATTAGATTGAGAATCTCCATATAACTCCCATTGAGTGTGACCTCTGACCTGGAACTTGTACTCCAGCTGTCCCAGGTCGTCCTGCACCACGGCTGGAGAGTCTCTGATGATGTCAGTGGCCTGCTGGACGGTGAAGGCACACTTCTCCCTGAGGAACCTGGCCACCGTGCTCACCCTCCTCAGAGGCAGGGTCAGGATCTGGGGGTAGTGGCTCACCACCCGCTGCAGACTTCCTGGAAAGAGACAAACAGGGGTTACAGAGCATCCATGGGAAATGGGTGGAAGATGTTATGCACATATACATCCaatgcagtggaggctgctgaggggaggaagactcataataatggctggaatggagtgaatggaatccAAAACAttggtttgataccattccagctattgttatgagccgtcctcccctcagaagTTTCCACTATACAATACCTTTGTGAATATTGTAGATATAccaaaaaacacacatacatatatatttaataacAATCACTTACGTCAGTTATGCATAGTATAATTCACAGGCTCTGACCATCAAATGATACATGACACTGCACAACCTGTGAGAATAGAGCACTAACACAGGTTCATCCTCTCACCTTCAAGCAGCCCTAGTCTCCTCAGGTTGTCCATACGTTGCTGCAGCTGAGTGCCCTTTACGTAAAACAACTCTGGACACTTCTCCAGGACTTTCAGCACACTAGATGGGTTGAGGCCCAGGACGAACAGAGCCATGAGTGTGGAACAGGCATATTCACTCTGCCCTCCTCGACCCTTGGTTGCTGCCTCTAAGAGTTGATCTGCCTGCGTGTCTGTGAAGCCCATGTCAAGTAGAGCCCGTATGGATAGCTCCCTGCCCGGCTGCAGTTGGAGCTGTGACAGGTCAGTATGTTGATGCAGGGTGCTAGTCTGGTTGTGGGTGGAACAGAGGAGTCTGCATGTCATGAAACCTCGTTGTCGTACATCGTCACTCCTAAGGATGGTTCTTAGGTTCAGGACAGGGCAGGTTGCATTTCTCAGGGTCCATTGCAGAACCTGCGGAAAATAACATGGTAAAGTAGCAGATGTGTAGCTGGAAATTAAAAGAATGGTAGCTCGGTGGTTCACTTTGTAACATACTGTTCAGACAAGGACTATCAGGTCAGGCATTCAAACCTGTGGTGTCAAAATACATTACTTGACCTAGCTAACTATCAAGCATGCTAGCTATCAAGCTAACTAGCTATGTAGTATAGCTGCTCAAAACCGTTATCAAACTGTGAAAGTGTTACTATGGTTAAAAATATAGACCTCCATTAATTCATCATAATTAACATTTACATTGTATCAGCACAAAATCTCTAGAAATAGTAAAAAGTAGATGCCAGCTTACCAGACGTCCGGTTGCTTGAACGCTCATGTTTGTTCGTCTGCAAAATATCTCCCCCTAGACTTGTGCACTAGCATAAGAGACTGTTCCGTCCATAAAAATCAACATTGGTTCTGCCTCCTCTTTTCAAGTTTCACTGTATAATAAGTGCATTTATAGTTGATATTATGAAAAAAGtagttaaagctagaatccttaaccACACTCAAATTCAGAGCTTATGGATGCTGACCAGCCATGTCAAAAGTatagttaaccatgttgaggctaaaCATTGCATTTATTCTGACAGTGAAGCTAAAGCATTTAATTCCACTCTATACTCAatagcattttggatttgagatcaaatgttttatatgaggtgacagtacagaatgtcatgAGGGTATCTTCATACATGTTTTACTGTTTAGGAATGAAAGcatttatgtatctagtcccccccatttgaaggtaacaagtatttggacaaattcacttagtgTATTACATTTAGTATTCGGTCCCAGATTCCTAACACAAAATGACAGCAagtttgttggatgcatttgcagtttgttttggttgcgtttcagattatgttgcacccaatagaaatgaataTTAAGTAATGTAGTCATTTTGGGGTCACTTATTTTAAAGTGTTTCTGAATACAGTTACATTaaaatgtggatgctaccatgactcCAGAAAATCATGAGCGAGAAAGTTagacaaatatcatacccccaaaaaGGCTAACCTGCCCtgtaatggtgagaagttagcatgttttgggggcATGCTCTTCAGGCAGCTAACTTTATCACAATTCATTCATGATCATCCTAGAGTCGACATTAAACGAACAAGTGTTCAGAAATACTTACTCACAATAAAACTAACTCCAAAATGACAATAtttttaccattaatttctaaaGGGCACAACATAAACTACAAATGCATCAAACAAGttgtcacaagcttgatgtagtcattgagtGCTAGGAATATAGGACCAAATAATATCATTTTAACTAAATACgctaagtgaatttgtccaaatacttatgtcaCCTTCAAAATGGAGGGACTCATACCTAAAGTACAAGATAAATATAGGGGAGGTGTATATCAAGACCCAccaattttttttgttgcaaatgaggattctagctttaaatatttgtatatttTATTTGCAATGTTAAAACGGGAAACAGTCAAACTGATAAAAGCATGTGAATTAAATATTAAAATACTGTGAAAGACTTACAATTTGCACAAACGACAAGCATTAAATAAGCAGTTAACACCACTACTTCTTTAACATAATTGTTTAATATAATCAGACAACAGATAAAAGAAAAGTGAATCATCTGGCCCGTTGGCGAGTAGTGGCACCTAAATCAGTCAACCCACTGCTCGAGGCATCAGTGCATTTTATATTTTGAAGTGAAACTGGTCTTCAGTTTATGACCCATTATAAGGCTTCGGCAGCTACGCTACATTCAttagccaatataccacagtcctACTAATAGATTACAGCAAATAAAGGCACCCGTAGGTGTTGTATGTTCTGCCCATTATTTTGCTGTACCTCTTTGGTTGTTTTCATATACATAACTTTAAGGCTACATCTCCCCCCACCCCACattctaaaaatgtatttatttattcattcttGTTGTAAAAGCACACTTGGTATTTAGAGTCTCTTCAGTCAGTCCAGGTCCTGATATACGATGACGGGTGCATCTCGAGTCTAAAATGGTTCTCCCACCCCTTGTCTCCTTCCCATAGGATGGAGAATATGGACAGAGGTTTACAGATCAGTGCATATGAAGGGAAGGAGATCCAGGAGAGAGGAAGTCAGAAGATTAAAATGCACCACTGAAGTTCACTCATTCATCAGAGAGGTACTTCATGAGCTCAGTTGTCATGGCGGCAATGGACCTCTCATCGTCATCATCAGAAGGAAGTGAAGAATCATCTCTAGTGTCCGGGTACAAGCCCTGGCCTAGAAAGTCCCCAGGAACAGACTCGTGGTACTGTGGGGGAGCTGTGAAGACAAGAGGAAAGTGACTATGGGTGAAAATCTGATGTGCTAATATGGACACTGTACCCTACAGACTAAAGTGGCTGTCGTTTGT
It contains:
- the mterf4 gene encoding transcription termination factor 4, mitochondrial; amino-acid sequence: MSVQATGRLVLQWTLRNATCPVLNLRTILRSDDVRQRGFMTCRLLCSTHNQTSTLHQHTDLSQLQLQPGRELSIRALLDMGFTDTQADQLLEAATKGRGGQSEYACSTLMALFVLGLNPSSVLKVLEKCPELFYVKGTQLQQRMDNLRRLGLLEGSLQRVVSHYPQILTLPLRRVSTVARFLREKCAFTVQQATDIIRDSPAVVQDDLGQLEYKFQYAYFRMGVKQAEMVKSKVFRVTLEEVRCRHSFLERRGLYQTPDKKGQTLIVNPKLKDILAVTEETYLADIAMATQEEFKVFQKLMAREWQEEDDEQERDMGADSDDDDEEDEDEEDMKIGYRQRRKK